Proteins encoded together in one Amblyomma americanum isolate KBUSLIRL-KWMA chromosome 1, ASM5285725v1, whole genome shotgun sequence window:
- the LOC144101390 gene encoding uncharacterized protein LOC144101390 translates to MSRELSPHAPSPSDLAPTTPERRERPSEEWLRCDSAMPEGGHVVRLHAEDNQLAALVSGLSSPWYSCRQPYDGQVRKEPQEFITSPSGAEAVRDRSLLASLSTDPPRAIPSDVIWSEFETSTEPSPALSQLRPQPAKTWGTSEERSVFSAVTEKTSTSTIYACRLASVPEESRVEDASSDGLLTKISYSSESTADQAQAGSLSYSMKPTKSQVPALLARSAQSSVWPRAACGSTWQQNQAECEVQGSGLYGDSSAISNLIRKLKGATTTCSRRNKKSRPRDYSARPDVPGGPIKRSKRVSAKRAAGRKFAVLTPNEANMVLNMISALRNTDVADSFLPLSHTISPPVKDTANMTMPLSPEKQLRPVSLKEVDPLLILSQVQEFKKSALETARRGSYGYTPIPRYSATPSSIHSASEITYELQNLWEAFQQTYNSEEAPQHLPMVYGGANSFQQNPDVSPQWLQSQRSFPLCSSNVTESLMDIPPPNFPQSECIASLEERFLDVPSDSSCHVDQTMKYEAQSSSDEQRSMDKMESPSQNNLSFEFIDPDVYHSNPIYAYASNRAQPSSGKDPHDIQWNIGRLDLLPLTTDNITTCEALKPGPVAQERNTEASFGGDFLECSGSIRDKQRQNELFSREKGISFDDECREILSEEWVRRRESLLIRRSLLEDELQLKDLETKQMNRITHAGHEIGPMWCSSEPSELQVEEEAVANVIPVTQWLDEERPPDDFEPETEVQVSAGWHPVIDFSFQAQQNEDFPGTSAANACHSRHASHKCSPSGSSLDEGQPKLLTSRSSVLDSNLCFLDPPSPSYLALPSIAARSAPKSDDEDTDAGASAVEKPAQN, encoded by the exons ATGTCACGTGAGTTATCACCCCATGCCCCATCGCCCAGTGACCTGGCTCCCACCACACCAGAGAGAAGAGAGCGGCCGTCCGAAGAGTGGCTGCGGTGTGACAGCGCGATGCCTGAAGGCGGGCACGTCGTCCGTCTCCATGCCGAAGACAACCAACTGGCCGCCTTGGTAAGCGGGCTTTCTTCTCCCTGGTACTCCTGTAGGCAACCTTATGATGGGCAAGTAAGAAAAGAGCCCCAAGAGTTTATTACGTCCCCTTCTGGAGCAGAAGCGGTCCGCGACCGGTCTCTACTTGCTTCGCTGTCAACTGACCCGCCTAGAGCGATTCCATCAGACGTGATTTGGAGCGAATTTGAGACCTCGACTGAACCATCACCAGCATTAAGTCAGCTAAGGCCACAACCCGCCAAAACGTGGGGCACGTCTGAAGAAAGGTCCGTGTTCTCTGCGGTCACTGAGAAAACCTCCACTTCAACAATTTATGCTTGCAGACTTGCTTCCGTTCCCGAAGAGTCCAGAGTAGAGGATGCTTCCAGTGATGGACTTCTCACAAAGATCAGCTACAGCAGCGAAAGCACGGCTGACCAAGCGCAGGCTGGCAGCTTGTCGTACTCCATGAAACCAACGAAAAGCCAAGTGCCCGCCTTACTTGCCAGGAGTGCACAAAGCTCCGTGTGGCCTCGCGCTGCTTGCGGGTCCACTTGGCAACAAAACCAGGCTGAATGTGAAGTGCAAGGCTCTGGATTGTATGGCGACAGCAGTGCTATCAGCAATCTGATTAGAAAGCTAAAAGGTGCAACAACTACGTGCAGCCGACGTAATAAAAAGTCCCGGCCACGAGACTACTCTGCACGGCCGGATGTTCCCGGTGGACCAATCAAACGCTCGAAGCGTGTGTCTGCAAAACGAGCAGCTGGACGTAAATTTGCCGTTTTAACACCCAACGAGGCAAACATGGTTTTGAACATGATATCAGCTTTGAGAAACACGGACGTGGCTGACAGTTTTTTACCGCTTTCCCACACCATCAGCCCCCCGGTCAAGGACACCGCCAACATGACTATGCCTTTGTCACCAGAAAAGCAGCTGCGACCTGTTTCCTTAAAAGAGGTTGATCCACTCCTAATACTTAGTCAAGTTCAAGAGTTTAAAAAATCTGCTCTGGAAACCGCAAGACGAGGCTCTTATGGTTACACTCCAATACCTCGTTACTCTGCAACTCCATCTTCAATTCACAGCGCGAGTGAGATTACTTATGAGCTTCAAAATCTCTGGGAAGCTTTCCAGCAAACATACAACTCTGAGGAGGCTCCACAACACCTGCCAATGGTTTATGGAGGAGCCAACAGTTTCCAGCAAAATCCTGATGTCAGTCCGCAATGGCTTCAGTCACAAAGGTCTTTCCCGCTCTGCAGTAGTAATGTGACTGAAAGTTTAATGGATATTCCGCCACCGAACTTTCCACAGAGCGAGTGCATTGCAAGTCTAGAAGAAAGATTCTTGGACGTACCGAGTGATTCGAGTTGTCATGTGGACCAAACCATGAAATACGAAGCACAAAGTTCCTCTGACGAACAAAGGAGCATGGACAAAATGGAATCGCCCTCTCAGAACAACTTGAGCTTTGAATTCATTGACCCCGACGTCTACCACAGCAATCCAATTTATGCCTATGCCAGTAATCGCGCTCAACCAAGCAGCGGGAAAGACCCACATGACATACAGTGGAACATTGGTAGATTGGATTTGTTGCCTCTGACAACCGATAACATCACAACTTGTGAGGCACTGAAACCGGGGCCAGTAGCACAAGAGAGAAATACTGAAGCGTCATTTGGTGGCGACTTCCTCGAATGCAGTGGCTCAATCCGCGACAAGCAGCGCCAGAATGAGCTCTTCAGCCGTGAGAAGGGAATATCCTTTGACGATGAATGCAGGGAGATACTGTCGGAGGAATGGGTGCGCCGACGGGAGTCGTTGCTGATCAGGCGGAGCCTGCTGGAAGATGAGCTCCAGCTCAAGGACCTCGAAACGAAACAGATGAACCGAATAACCCACGCGGGGCACGAAATCGGGCCGATGTGGTGCAGCTCCGAGCCATCCGAGCTGCAGGTGGAAGAGGAGGCAGTGGCCAATGTTATACCTGTCACGCAGTGGCTTGACGAGGAGCGGCCTCCGGACGACTTCGAACCAGAAACCGAG GTACAGGTGTCAGCCGGATGGCATCCTGTAATTGACTTTTCGTTCCAAGCACAGCAGAACGAAGACTTCCCCGGAACTTCAGCAGCAAATGCTTGTCATTCCAGACATGCGTCACACAAGTGCAGTCCTTCTGGATCCAGCTTGGACGAGGGACAACCGAAGCTATTGACATCTCGGAGTTCGGTGTTGGATAGCAACTTATGTTTCCTCGACCCGCCATCCCCAAGTTATCTGGCGCTGCCTTCGATTGCTGCTCGATCGGCGCCCAAAAGCGATGACGAAGACACCGATGCAGGTGCCTCAGCTGTCGAAAAGCCTGCTCAAAATTAA